A genomic stretch from Methylophilus medardicus includes:
- the truB gene encoding tRNA pseudouridine(55) synthase TruB, translating into MQFKRIKRAVHGVLLLDKPYGFSSNQALQKVKWLYQAEKAGHTGTLDPLATGVLPICFGEATKFAQYLTDENKTYIADIRFGISTTTGDIEGEVIQQVDCHVSLADIEQVLPQFMGEISQVPPMYSALKVNGKPLYAYARDGVELMRAARQVTIHALRVLECADNHAKIEVCCSKGTYIRTLAEDIGNALQAGAHLTALRRTATATYQIAKAISIDALASMTDAQRDALLLPVDTAIAALPKILLPEDAAYYFKQGNPVWMSGAIPHSELRIYSEAGLFLGVGLQQRDGRIAPKRVVNL; encoded by the coding sequence ATGCAATTCAAACGCATTAAACGCGCCGTCCATGGTGTGTTGTTGCTCGACAAGCCCTACGGTTTTTCATCCAATCAGGCCTTACAAAAGGTCAAATGGTTGTATCAAGCAGAAAAAGCCGGTCACACCGGCACGCTCGACCCACTAGCGACTGGCGTATTGCCGATTTGTTTTGGCGAAGCGACCAAATTTGCGCAATATTTGACCGATGAAAACAAAACCTATATTGCTGATATCCGGTTTGGTATAAGCACCACTACTGGCGATATTGAGGGTGAGGTGATCCAACAGGTCGATTGCCATGTCTCACTGGCCGATATTGAACAGGTGCTGCCGCAATTTATGGGCGAAATCAGCCAAGTGCCACCGATGTATTCCGCCTTAAAAGTGAACGGCAAACCTTTGTATGCCTACGCGCGCGATGGCGTGGAGTTAATGCGGGCGGCCAGACAAGTAACCATTCATGCCTTGCGCGTGCTTGAATGTGCCGACAATCATGCCAAGATTGAGGTATGTTGTAGCAAGGGGACGTATATCCGAACGTTGGCTGAAGATATTGGCAATGCCTTGCAAGCCGGTGCGCATTTAACTGCACTACGCCGCACGGCGACGGCGACTTATCAAATTGCAAAGGCGATCAGCATTGACGCATTGGCTTCGATGACAGACGCGCAGCGGGATGCACTGCTATTGCCTGTCGATACCGCGATTGCGGCCTTGCCGAAAATTCTATTACCAGAAGACGCTGCTTATTATTTTAAGCAGGGCAATCCGGTGTGGATGTCGGGGGCGATTCCCCATAGTGAGTTGCGTATTTATAGCGAGGCCGGATTGTTTTTAGGGGTTGGCTTACAGCAACGCGATGGCCGTATCGCGCCGAAACGCGTCGTAAATCTTTAA
- the nusA gene encoding transcription termination factor NusA, protein MSRELLLLVDALAHEKNVDKEVIFTALELALASATKKNHEEGADIRVEIDRETGDYKTFRRWQYVEYDLLESSAYQFDEEDDRAAGRQIGDYVEAPLESISFGRIGAQAAKQVILQKVREAEREQMIQDFLARGESLVTGVIKRMEKGNAIIEVGRIECLLPREAMIQKENLRVGDRVRAYLSRVDRGGRGPQLILSRVAPDFLKRLFELEVPEIEEGLLEIRAAARDPGLRSKIAVKTNDQRLDPVGTCVGMRGSRVQAVTSELGGERVDIVLWSMDPAQFVINALAPAEVTSIVVDEDAHSMDVVVNEEQLAVAIGRNGQNVRLASELTGWNLNILTEEAAAQKSQDEYAKISQLFIEKLDVDEEVADILVQEGFSTLEEIAYVPLAEMSEIEAFDEDTINELRARARAALLTEAIAKEEKVEEDTNDLMTLEGMDADTAHKLAASEIHTSEDLAELAVDELVELTGIDEERAKALIMTARAPWFK, encoded by the coding sequence ATGAGTCGTGAATTATTGTTGTTGGTTGATGCCCTTGCACATGAAAAGAATGTGGATAAAGAGGTTATTTTTACTGCTTTAGAACTGGCATTGGCTTCGGCAACGAAAAAAAACCATGAAGAAGGCGCTGATATTCGCGTTGAAATTGATCGCGAAACCGGTGATTATAAAACCTTCAGACGTTGGCAGTATGTGGAATACGACTTGCTCGAAAGCTCCGCTTATCAGTTTGATGAAGAGGATGACAGGGCTGCGGGTAGACAGATCGGTGATTATGTCGAAGCGCCTTTAGAGTCTATCTCATTTGGTCGGATTGGCGCGCAAGCAGCCAAGCAGGTGATTTTACAAAAAGTCCGTGAAGCCGAACGTGAGCAAATGATTCAAGACTTTTTGGCGCGTGGTGAAAGCTTGGTCACTGGCGTGATTAAGCGCATGGAGAAGGGCAATGCGATCATTGAAGTCGGTCGTATCGAGTGCTTATTGCCGCGCGAGGCCATGATCCAAAAGGAAAACTTGCGCGTGGGTGACCGCGTGCGTGCTTATTTGTCACGCGTTGATCGCGGGGGCCGTGGTCCGCAGTTGATCTTATCCCGTGTCGCACCAGATTTTCTCAAGCGCTTGTTTGAGTTAGAGGTGCCAGAGATAGAAGAAGGTTTACTTGAAATTCGTGCTGCTGCACGTGACCCAGGTTTGCGCTCTAAGATTGCGGTCAAAACCAATGATCAGCGTTTAGACCCCGTTGGGACTTGTGTAGGGATGCGCGGTTCACGTGTGCAGGCGGTGACGTCTGAACTCGGTGGCGAGCGTGTAGACATTGTGCTTTGGAGCATGGATCCTGCGCAATTTGTGATTAACGCCTTGGCCCCGGCTGAAGTGACATCTATCGTGGTCGACGAAGATGCACATAGTATGGACGTGGTGGTGAATGAGGAGCAATTGGCAGTGGCGATTGGTCGTAACGGTCAAAACGTGCGTCTGGCTTCAGAGCTCACAGGTTGGAATCTAAATATCCTGACAGAAGAAGCTGCTGCGCAAAAAAGTCAGGATGAGTATGCCAAAATCAGCCAGCTGTTTATTGAAAAGCTGGACGTGGATGAAGAAGTGGCTGACATTTTGGTACAAGAAGGGTTTAGCACATTAGAAGAAATTGCTTATGTGCCATTGGCAGAGATGTCTGAAATCGAAGCATTCGATGAAGACACCATCAATGAGCTCCGTGCGCGGGCGCGTGCAGCGTTGTTGACCGAAGCCATTGCCAAAGAAGAGAAGGTCGAAGAAGACACCAACGACTTGATGACACTGGAAGGCATGGACGCGGATACCGCCCATAAACTCGCCGCCAGCGAAATCCATACCAGTGAAGATCTGGCAGAGCTCGCAGTCGATGAGTTGGTGGAGTTGACAGGAATAGATGAAGAGCGTGCGAAGGCATTAATTATGACCGCACGTGCACCTTGGTTTAAGTAA
- the infB gene encoding translation initiation factor IF-2: MALSTVAQFAAELGLPTTLLIEQLKSAGVNKTSVDDFLEEGDKAALLDYLRKEHGAANAPKNKITLTRKQNTEIKKLDSSGKARTIQVEVRKKRVLERPEMGFEPAAEAAFDEVEQALPEVAEALPVEVEEIVPEAPVVEVIPEVVPEPEPEPEPAPVAAPVVEATPVVEAPVVAKKGAVLSAQEIALRENEAVRAAKLSALQAEDVQRKQALTLRRAEEEAKRQAEAEAAKNKPVATKLSEGTLHKPANKPTDKPETKDKKAKTDNRDWTDNENKKRGIKTRGDAAAGAAQGWRSPKGKHHKPSKDDQHAFNAPTEPLIKEIMVPETISVADLAHKMSVKAAEVIKALMKMGMMVTINQVLDQDTAIILVEEMGHKAQAAAANDPESFLEETESVEAVMESRPPVVTVMGHVDHGKTSLLDYIRRSRVASGEAGGITQHIGAYHVETPRGMVTFLDTPGHEAFTAMRARGAKATDIVILVVSADDGVMPQTIEAIHHAKAGNVPIVVAINKVDKPEAQPDRVKNELITHEVVPEEYGGETMFREVSAKTGKGIDELLEAVLLQAEVLELTSPKNTPAKGLVIEGRLDKGRGPVTTVLIQSGILRRGDMLLAGTAYGRVRAMLDENGNDIKEAGPSIPVEVLGLSDVPSAGEETIVLNDERKAREIALFRQGKFRDVKLAKQQAAKLENMFEQMAEGEVQTLNLIVKSDVQGSFEALTTSLQKLSTNEVRVNIIHTAVGAISESDVNLAAASKAVLIGFNVRADAGARKLVENLDVDLRYYNIIYEAVDEIKAALGGMLAPEQKEQMIGTVEIREVYRISKVGAVAGCYVQDGSVKRNSKVRVLRNNVIIHTGELDSLKRFKDDVKEVKNNFECGLSLKNYNEIEVGDILEVYEVVEVARTL, encoded by the coding sequence ATGGCACTTTCAACCGTCGCACAATTTGCCGCAGAGCTGGGTCTTCCAACGACTCTGCTCATCGAGCAACTGAAAAGCGCAGGCGTTAATAAAACGTCTGTGGATGATTTTTTGGAAGAAGGTGACAAGGCTGCCTTGCTAGATTACTTGCGTAAAGAGCATGGTGCGGCGAATGCCCCCAAAAACAAGATTACTTTGACGCGTAAACAGAATACCGAGATCAAAAAACTCGATAGTTCTGGCAAAGCGCGCACCATTCAAGTCGAAGTGCGTAAAAAGCGCGTGCTTGAACGTCCTGAAATGGGTTTTGAACCCGCCGCAGAAGCTGCCTTTGATGAGGTTGAACAAGCCTTGCCCGAAGTCGCTGAGGCATTGCCTGTTGAAGTTGAAGAAATCGTGCCTGAGGCACCGGTGGTTGAAGTCATTCCTGAGGTCGTACCTGAGCCAGAGCCGGAACCGGAGCCAGCACCTGTCGCAGCGCCAGTGGTTGAAGCTACTCCTGTGGTTGAAGCGCCAGTAGTTGCGAAAAAAGGCGCAGTGTTATCCGCGCAAGAGATCGCTCTACGTGAAAATGAGGCGGTACGCGCAGCTAAATTATCTGCTTTGCAAGCCGAAGATGTGCAACGTAAACAAGCGCTGACCTTGCGCCGTGCAGAAGAAGAAGCCAAAAGACAAGCCGAAGCCGAAGCTGCAAAAAATAAACCGGTGGCAACCAAATTATCTGAAGGCACTTTACACAAGCCGGCCAATAAGCCTACGGATAAACCAGAAACCAAAGACAAAAAAGCCAAAACGGATAACCGTGATTGGACTGACAACGAGAACAAGAAGCGTGGCATTAAAACGCGTGGGGATGCCGCCGCTGGTGCCGCGCAAGGCTGGCGCAGTCCTAAGGGCAAACACCACAAACCCAGCAAGGATGACCAGCACGCATTTAATGCACCAACCGAGCCGTTGATCAAAGAGATCATGGTGCCTGAAACAATTTCAGTCGCAGATCTGGCGCATAAAATGTCAGTCAAAGCGGCTGAGGTAATCAAGGCGTTGATGAAAATGGGCATGATGGTCACGATCAACCAGGTGCTAGATCAAGACACGGCCATTATTCTGGTCGAAGAAATGGGCCATAAGGCTCAGGCTGCCGCTGCCAATGACCCAGAGAGCTTCTTGGAAGAGACCGAGAGCGTTGAGGCCGTGATGGAATCGCGTCCGCCGGTGGTGACCGTCATGGGTCACGTTGACCATGGTAAAACGTCGCTGTTGGATTATATTCGTCGCAGTCGAGTGGCTTCAGGCGAGGCAGGCGGCATTACGCAGCACATTGGTGCTTATCACGTAGAAACACCACGTGGTATGGTGACCTTCCTCGATACCCCGGGTCACGAGGCGTTTACAGCGATGCGTGCGCGTGGTGCAAAAGCTACGGATATTGTGATTCTGGTGGTTTCTGCCGATGATGGTGTGATGCCACAAACGATTGAGGCGATCCACCACGCCAAGGCCGGTAATGTGCCTATCGTGGTTGCGATCAACAAGGTCGATAAGCCAGAAGCGCAACCAGATCGTGTTAAAAATGAATTGATCACGCATGAAGTGGTGCCTGAAGAATATGGTGGTGAAACCATGTTCCGTGAAGTGTCTGCTAAAACAGGTAAAGGCATTGACGAGTTGCTTGAAGCGGTGCTGCTGCAAGCAGAAGTATTGGAACTGACTTCACCGAAAAATACGCCAGCAAAAGGCTTGGTGATTGAAGGCCGTTTGGACAAAGGGCGTGGTCCGGTGACTACTGTGCTGATTCAGTCAGGGATTCTGCGCCGTGGTGACATGTTGCTGGCTGGCACTGCTTATGGTCGCGTACGCGCCATGTTGGATGAAAACGGTAATGATATTAAAGAAGCAGGCCCTTCTATTCCGGTAGAGGTATTGGGCTTGTCTGATGTGCCAAGTGCCGGCGAAGAAACCATTGTATTGAATGATGAGCGTAAAGCACGAGAGATTGCCCTGTTCCGTCAAGGTAAGTTCCGCGATGTGAAACTGGCCAAGCAACAAGCCGCCAAACTTGAGAATATGTTTGAGCAAATGGCGGAAGGTGAAGTGCAGACCCTGAACCTGATTGTGAAGTCAGATGTACAAGGCTCTTTCGAAGCGTTGACCACTAGTTTGCAAAAATTGTCTACCAACGAAGTCCGAGTCAATATCATTCACACCGCTGTGGGTGCTATTAGCGAATCAGATGTCAACTTGGCCGCGGCCTCTAAGGCGGTATTGATTGGCTTTAACGTGCGTGCCGATGCCGGTGCCCGTAAACTGGTCGAAAACTTAGATGTCGATTTGCGCTACTACAACATCATTTACGAAGCGGTCGATGAGATCAAGGCTGCGTTGGGTGGCATGCTAGCACCAGAGCAGAAAGAGCAAATGATTGGTACGGTAGAAATCCGCGAAGTCTATCGAATCTCCAAAGTGGGTGCGGTCGCTGGTTGTTATGTACAAGATGGCTCGGTGAAACGTAACTCTAAAGTGCGTGTGTTGCGTAACAATGTCATTATTCACACGGGTGAATTGGATTCTCTGAAACGCTTTAAAGATGACGTCAAAGAAGTTAAAAACAACTTTGAATGTGGTTTGTCACTCAAAAATTACAACGAAATCGAAGTGGGCGATATTCTAGAAGTCTATGAAGTGGTGGAAGTGGCGCGTACCCTGTAA
- a CDS encoding bifunctional diguanylate cyclase/phosphodiesterase produces MSPECSQAAQQDALRVSESRYRRLFETAQDGILLLNAATAQIEDVNPFLIKLLGYTHAEFLGKKLWQVGPFSDIQESKEMFAELQTRGFVRYEDLPLITKSGVHIQVEFVSNAYDCEGLTVIQCNIRDITERKAAEFRAQRLTQLYAALSRCNKAIIHSATEQALFNEICNIAVSSGGMMTAWVGLLDHASGDIRLIACEGKDCALVQGLKISIDVDSPACHGPSSIALREHQPYWCQDFIRDPNTMHWAALGAQIGWKSLASLPFYQQRKAIGVFVLYAKELDAFDLDARGLLSEMAGDISFAMDNFLLENERVKNSQDIEFKNTILQTQQETSLDGILVIDQYHKVIAYNRRFADLWQLKANITEHALDAPLMRVIFSQVIDLDAFFKRIDYLFSHRDENSRTELLLKDGRIIDRYSAPIKSMAGKYYGRVWYFRDITHAKAIEKELLIAATAFEVQEGIIVADADHIVLRVNKAFMQQTGYQAEDIVGRKTSVLKSSRHDASFYQAIRESLYGEGFWHGEIWNRRQNGEEHLVWLTISAVSNAIGEIINYVSTHSDLSLIKQNEAEIHALAYYDPLTNLPNRRLLYERLQHCIALQARCVIYGAVLFMDIDHFKLLNDTKGHNIGDLLLIQVARRLQDCLRDGDTVGRLGGDEFILILENLDQDPHQSAALAKTVAEKILAVMSQPYLLEGYGYSTSASIGISLFCGEEHTVDELLARADSAMYAAKSAGRNTHRFYDMAMQVELDARNALEHDLHYALAQDQFELYYQMQVNNATQVIGAEALIRWVHPSHGVVSPLAFIPLAEATGLILPIGQWVLESACVQLHLWAKSARTRHLQLAINVSARQFYQANFVEQVSKTIAKFMIAPERLKFELTESLVLDDIEDTVSKMHALKKIGVRFAMDDFGTGQSSLAYLTQLPLDQLKIDQSFVRNLGVKPTDAIIVQTIIGMANNLGMEVIAEGVETEFQHLFLKQHECDLYQGYLFSKPVTIDTFEACIQSAIG; encoded by the coding sequence ATGTCTCCCGAATGCAGCCAAGCGGCGCAACAAGATGCGCTTCGTGTGTCAGAAAGCCGTTACAGGCGACTGTTTGAAACTGCGCAAGATGGCATATTGCTGTTGAATGCTGCGACGGCACAGATTGAAGATGTAAACCCTTTTCTAATCAAACTGCTTGGCTATACGCATGCCGAATTTTTAGGTAAAAAACTTTGGCAGGTAGGCCCATTCTCAGATATCCAAGAGAGCAAAGAGATGTTTGCCGAGTTGCAAACGCGAGGCTTTGTGCGCTACGAAGACTTGCCGCTCATTACCAAGTCAGGGGTGCATATTCAGGTAGAGTTCGTCAGTAATGCCTATGACTGTGAGGGGCTTACCGTAATTCAATGCAATATTCGTGATATCACCGAGCGCAAAGCGGCTGAATTTAGAGCCCAGAGACTGACACAACTGTATGCCGCGCTGAGTCGCTGCAATAAAGCCATCATCCATTCAGCAACCGAGCAGGCACTGTTCAATGAAATCTGCAACATCGCCGTATCGAGCGGCGGGATGATGACGGCTTGGGTAGGGTTACTCGATCATGCATCTGGCGATATCCGGCTGATCGCCTGTGAAGGTAAGGATTGCGCATTGGTGCAAGGCCTTAAAATTTCAATTGATGTCGATAGCCCGGCTTGTCATGGTCCCTCCAGTATCGCGCTAAGAGAACATCAACCGTATTGGTGTCAGGATTTTATACGTGACCCGAATACCATGCACTGGGCGGCACTGGGTGCGCAGATCGGTTGGAAATCCCTTGCATCTCTCCCTTTTTATCAACAGCGCAAAGCCATCGGTGTCTTTGTGCTGTATGCCAAAGAACTGGATGCCTTTGATTTGGATGCGCGCGGCCTGCTCTCTGAAATGGCTGGGGATATTAGTTTTGCCATGGATAATTTCTTACTCGAGAACGAAAGGGTGAAAAATAGTCAGGATATTGAGTTTAAAAATACTATTTTGCAAACCCAGCAAGAAACCTCACTGGATGGTATTTTGGTGATCGACCAATACCATAAAGTGATTGCCTATAACCGACGTTTTGCGGATCTTTGGCAACTCAAGGCGAATATCACCGAGCATGCTTTAGATGCGCCGCTGATGCGGGTGATATTTTCACAGGTGATTGATTTAGATGCATTTTTTAAACGTATTGACTATTTATTCTCGCATCGTGATGAGAATAGCCGTACCGAGCTTTTATTGAAGGACGGTCGCATCATTGATCGCTATTCCGCGCCCATCAAAAGCATGGCTGGGAAGTACTATGGCCGGGTGTGGTATTTTCGCGATATCACGCATGCAAAAGCGATTGAAAAAGAGCTGTTAATCGCGGCCACCGCATTTGAAGTGCAGGAGGGCATCATTGTAGCCGATGCTGACCATATCGTCCTGCGGGTCAACAAAGCCTTTATGCAACAAACGGGCTATCAAGCAGAGGATATCGTCGGACGCAAAACCAGTGTGCTTAAGTCTAGCAGGCATGATGCCAGTTTTTATCAAGCCATCCGCGAGTCTTTGTATGGGGAGGGTTTCTGGCACGGCGAAATATGGAACCGGCGCCAAAATGGTGAAGAGCATTTGGTTTGGCTGACAATCAGCGCCGTCAGCAATGCAATTGGCGAAATTATCAACTATGTCAGTACACATTCTGATCTATCTTTAATCAAGCAGAACGAGGCAGAAATACATGCCCTAGCCTATTATGACCCCTTAACTAACCTGCCCAATCGCCGGCTACTGTATGAGCGGCTACAGCACTGCATTGCCTTGCAAGCGCGATGTGTGATTTATGGCGCGGTGCTATTTATGGACATTGATCATTTCAAGTTGCTCAACGATACAAAAGGCCACAACATTGGCGATCTGCTATTGATACAAGTCGCCCGTCGGCTGCAAGACTGCCTGCGGGATGGTGATACGGTGGGCCGCTTAGGCGGGGATGAATTTATTTTGATCTTGGAAAATCTTGACCAAGACCCGCACCAGTCTGCCGCTTTAGCAAAAACAGTCGCTGAAAAAATACTAGCGGTTATGAGTCAGCCCTATTTGTTAGAGGGGTATGGCTATTCCACCTCCGCGAGCATCGGCATTAGCCTATTTTGTGGGGAGGAACATACCGTGGATGAATTGCTGGCCAGAGCAGATAGCGCCATGTATGCCGCAAAAAGTGCCGGGCGCAATACGCACCGCTTTTATGACATGGCCATGCAAGTGGAGTTGGATGCTCGCAATGCTTTAGAGCATGATTTGCACTATGCGTTGGCGCAAGATCAATTTGAGCTCTATTACCAAATGCAGGTCAACAATGCAACGCAAGTGATTGGCGCAGAAGCACTCATTCGCTGGGTGCATCCGTCGCACGGGGTCGTTTCGCCGCTGGCTTTTATCCCGTTAGCCGAAGCAACGGGCTTAATTTTACCGATTGGTCAATGGGTACTCGAAAGTGCTTGTGTGCAACTGCATCTGTGGGCGAAAAGTGCACGCACCCGTCATTTGCAACTGGCCATCAATGTGAGCGCCCGACAGTTTTATCAGGCAAACTTTGTTGAACAAGTGAGCAAAACGATAGCAAAATTCATGATCGCGCCTGAAAGGCTCAAGTTTGAACTGACTGAAAGTCTGGTACTAGACGATATTGAAGATACCGTTTCGAAAATGCATGCGCTGAAAAAAATAGGGGTACGCTTTGCGATGGACGATTTCGGCACAGGGCAGTCCTCTTTGGCCTATTTGACGCAGTTGCCCCTCGATCAACTGAAAATTGATCAGTCATTTGTGCGTAATCTGGGCGTTAAGCCGACGGATGCGATTATTGTGCAGACCATCATCGGCATGGCCAACAATCTGGGCATGGAGGTCATTGCCGAGGGCGTTGAAACTGAATTTCAACACCTGTTTTTAAAGCAGCATGAATGTGACCTGTATCAAGGCTACCTTTTTAGCAAACCCGTGACCATTGATACGTTTGAAGCCTGCATTCAATCCGCCATAGGCTAA
- a CDS encoding TonB-dependent receptor — MNMHTSVAPRGWRQKPLWIAIVATLSTPVMAAEPSTQVNLDEVPVTGNPLGVASDDMVVPVSVMGGRELSLRRQGTLGETLNGIPGVTATQFGPNASRPIIRGLDGERVKIMQNGVGVLDASSLSFDHAVGINPLIIEQIDVVRGPAALLYGGSAMGGVVNAIDHRIPKESLDGYTGRAEARFGGPDNTRNGAAVVDVGNGQFAMHADIYSSETSDLTIPGYAVSKRKSQADGTPRENKGKLINSDALSNGGALGAAWTFDTGYLGLSYADSNNNYGTVAEQSVRIDMQNKRLELAGELRALNGPIQKIKLRMAHTDYQHVELEDGAVGTTFKNRGMQGSLEATHVPLAGMNGVLGYQFQNTRFQALGEEAFVPGVVTQDQSLYVYEELAIGQHKVTFGGRSGETTVNSADSDNFGAGQSQRFNPNSFALGGLYAINDQWNATFNLSHNERAPSYFELYANGAHIATGQFEVGSTQLKKERSNGIDAQLKWKSGGHSLTLGAYATKFKNFIGLFNTGNEVAVDGDLLPEAEFRAVPALFKGLELEGKFALNDAWALKVRGDYVHAKDTRNNDYLPRISPLRLGGGLDYHLGSWNARMDVLHAFKQNDVAENELKTDGYTNLSALLAYKIPGKYHVELFARANNLLNDEIREHASFLKDISPAGARSILLGARADF, encoded by the coding sequence ATGAATATGCACACATCTGTGGCGCCACGTGGTTGGCGTCAAAAACCGCTATGGATAGCGATCGTAGCCACTTTAAGCACGCCGGTGATGGCGGCCGAGCCAAGCACGCAGGTTAATTTGGATGAAGTCCCGGTGACAGGCAACCCGTTAGGCGTTGCATCGGACGATATGGTGGTGCCGGTGTCCGTGATGGGTGGGCGAGAGTTAAGTCTGCGTCGTCAGGGGACCTTGGGCGAAACCTTGAACGGGATTCCCGGGGTCACGGCCACGCAGTTTGGCCCAAATGCCTCGCGACCCATTATCCGTGGTCTGGATGGTGAGCGGGTCAAAATCATGCAAAACGGTGTTGGCGTGCTGGATGCCTCCTCGCTCAGTTTTGATCATGCCGTGGGCATTAATCCGCTCATTATTGAGCAAATTGATGTGGTGCGTGGACCTGCAGCCTTGTTGTATGGCGGCAGTGCAATGGGCGGCGTGGTCAACGCCATTGACCATCGGATTCCCAAAGAATCGCTCGATGGTTATACGGGCCGTGCCGAGGCACGCTTTGGCGGGCCAGATAATACGCGCAATGGGGCAGCGGTGGTGGATGTGGGCAATGGCCAGTTTGCCATGCATGCGGATATTTATAGCAGTGAAACCAGTGACTTGACCATTCCTGGCTATGCGGTGTCGAAACGCAAAAGCCAGGCAGACGGAACCCCCCGCGAAAACAAAGGGAAGTTAATCAACAGTGATGCATTGTCGAATGGCGGTGCATTGGGTGCTGCATGGACTTTTGATACAGGCTACCTTGGCTTGTCTTATGCCGACTCGAACAATAACTACGGTACCGTCGCTGAGCAAAGTGTTCGCATCGACATGCAAAATAAACGCCTCGAATTGGCCGGTGAGCTGCGCGCCCTAAATGGGCCGATCCAAAAGATCAAATTACGTATGGCGCACACGGATTATCAACACGTCGAACTTGAAGATGGTGCAGTCGGCACGACCTTTAAAAACCGAGGTATGCAAGGCAGCTTGGAGGCGACGCACGTTCCCCTGGCTGGCATGAATGGTGTGCTGGGATATCAATTTCAAAATACGCGGTTTCAAGCATTAGGTGAAGAGGCCTTTGTCCCGGGCGTGGTGACACAAGACCAGTCTTTGTATGTGTATGAAGAGCTTGCCATCGGCCAACATAAGGTGACATTTGGTGGTCGCAGCGGAGAAACCACTGTCAACTCCGCAGACAGTGACAATTTTGGTGCTGGCCAGAGTCAGCGGTTTAACCCGAACAGCTTTGCCTTGGGCGGATTGTATGCCATTAATGACCAATGGAATGCGACGTTTAATTTGTCGCATAACGAGCGTGCGCCGAGTTACTTTGAGCTATATGCCAATGGTGCGCACATTGCGACCGGTCAGTTTGAAGTGGGCAGCACGCAACTGAAAAAAGAACGCTCCAATGGGATCGATGCCCAATTGAAATGGAAATCTGGTGGCCATAGTTTGACTTTGGGGGCATACGCTACCAAGTTTAAAAACTTTATCGGTTTGTTCAACACCGGCAACGAGGTGGCGGTCGATGGTGATCTCTTACCTGAAGCGGAATTTAGAGCGGTCCCTGCTTTATTCAAAGGCTTAGAGCTAGAGGGGAAATTTGCGCTAAACGACGCTTGGGCACTCAAAGTCAGAGGTGACTATGTCCATGCGAAAGACACGCGAAATAACGATTATTTGCCACGAATCTCACCGTTGCGCTTGGGCGGGGGCCTGGATTACCATTTGGGCAGCTGGAACGCACGCATGGATGTCTTGCATGCCTTTAAGCAAAACGATGTGGCAGAAAATGAATTGAAAACAGACGGTTATACCAATCTCAGTGCCTTGCTCGCCTACAAAATACCGGGCAAGTATCACGTTGAGTTGTTTGCGAGAGCCAATAACCTCTTGAATGATGAAATCCGTGAGCATGCATCTTTCTTAAAAGATATTTCACCAGCGGGCGCACGTTCAATTCTGTTGGGTGCTAGAGCGGATTTTTAA
- the rbfA gene encoding 30S ribosome-binding factor RbfA, which produces MAKAFSRNDRVSEQMRRELADLLMFEIKDPRVQMVTLTGVEVTGDMAHAKVFYAAQKNSKGLQAGLEKAAGFLRSQLGKRMMIRTVPQLHFVYDESIDRGMHMDKLIHEALSDTPAQE; this is translated from the coding sequence ATGGCTAAAGCATTTTCCCGAAATGACCGTGTCTCTGAGCAAATGCGCCGTGAATTGGCGGATTTGCTCATGTTTGAGATCAAAGACCCGCGCGTGCAAATGGTCACTCTCACCGGAGTGGAGGTGACGGGTGATATGGCGCATGCCAAAGTGTTTTATGCGGCGCAGAAAAACAGCAAGGGCTTACAAGCCGGGCTTGAAAAAGCGGCTGGCTTTTTGCGATCGCAATTGGGCAAGCGCATGATGATCCGTACCGTACCACAATTGCATTTTGTCTATGACGAATCGATAGACCGCGGCATGCATATGGACAAACTCATCCATGAGGCCTTGTCCGACACCCCCGCGCAAGAGTAA